In a single window of the Cydia pomonella isolate Wapato2018A chromosome 2, ilCydPomo1, whole genome shotgun sequence genome:
- the LOC133531930 gene encoding uncharacterized protein LOC133531930, whose translation MLRQPVYNLHYFPGSAIVCYQCNSHNDSRCLMDKLPDSLRKECGSKDTMCRKISQTVEFEMNGMPPDSRVIRGCGWDESNYKVGTML comes from the coding sequence atgcttcggcagccTGTCTACAACCTACATTATTTTCCAGGTTCAGCCATCGTGTGCTACCAATGCAACAGCCACAATGACTCCCGCTGCCTCATGGACAAGCTGCCCGACTCTCTTCGCAAGGAGTGCGGCTCCAAGGACACCATGTGCAGGAAGATCTCGCAGACCGTAGAGTTCGAGATGAACGGCATGCCACCGGACAGCAGGGTCATCCGAGGGTGCGGCTGGGACGAGAGCAACTACAAGGTCGGTACAATGTTGTAA